Proteins encoded together in one Triticum dicoccoides isolate Atlit2015 ecotype Zavitan chromosome 7B, WEW_v2.0, whole genome shotgun sequence window:
- the LOC119338757 gene encoding alpha-ketoglutarate-dependent dioxygenase alkB homolog 3-like has translation MAGVLLSAAVACVLLAGAASASSSSPRVFTVGGVERGWRQPAPGEETYNHWATKNRFHVGDFLHFRYDKNDSVLVVTRDDYKRCGADRPVLRLEGGEARFRLERSGFLYFISGSPGHCDAGQRFTLRVMAQRDNGAASRTEAPAMSPGGSFNSTPGSGSGSTRMPPRGNAGDGKTSGAAPFGAYHAVGAALGPPLPATISDPPSTAASFPAASPMASRLRLGQPNPNPGLSPSPGERKGEEGEARKPEPRREVTDLGGGSEVVHIPRFMSRETAWEMFEHLDKRIPWTRPTIRVFGRSVVQPRDTCYVADKGLTDLRYSGHQPHAHSWDDFPVLKDILKEVHEALPGSHFNSLLLNRYKGGSDYVSWHADDEPLYGPTPEIASVTFGCEREFLLRKKPTNTKSQAAGESGETARKRLKASAPQQHSFLLKHGSLLVMRGYTQRDWQHAVPKRARAASTRINLTFRRVLP, from the exons ATGGCCGGCGTCCTGCTCTCGGCCGCCGTTGCCTGCGTCCTTCTCGCCGGCGCCGcgtccgcgtcgtcgtcgtcgccgcgggtGTTCACCGTCGGCGGCGTAGAGAGGGGCTGGAGGCAGCCGGCGCCCGGCGAGGAGACCTACAACCACTGGGCCACCAAGAACCGCTTCCACGTCGGCGATTTCCTCC ATTTCAGGTACGACAAGAACGACTCCGTGCTGGTGGTGACGCGCGACGACTACAAGCGCTGCGGCGCGGACAGGCCGGTGCTCCGCCTCGAGGGCGGCGAGGCGAGGTTCCGGCTCGAGCGGAGCGGCTTCCTCTACTTCATCAGCGGCTCGCCGGGCCACTGCGACGCCGGCCAGAGGTTCACCCTGCGCGTCATGGCGCAGAGGGACAACGGCGCCGCCTCCCGGACGGAGGCCCCCGCCATGTCTCCCGGCGGGTCCTTCAACTCCACGCCGGGGTCCGGATCAGGATCCACGCGCATGCCGCCGCGCGGGAACGCCGGCGACGGGAAGACCAGCGGCGCCGCGCCCTTCGGTGCCTATCACGCCGTTGGCGCCGCTCTGGGA CCGCCTCTTCCAGCCACCATCTCCGACCCTCCGTCCACCGCCGCTTCGTTTCCCGCCGCATCGCCAATGGCCTCGCGGCTCCGGCTCGGCCAGCCCAATCCGAACCCCGGACTCAGCCCCAGCCCCGGCGAGAGGAAGGgtgaagaaggagaagcgaggaaGCCGGAGCCGCGGCGAGAGGTGACGGACCTGGGCGGCGGGAGCGAGGTGGTGCACATCCCGCGGTTCATGTCGCGGGAGACGGCGTGGGAGATGTTCGAACACCTCGACAAGCGCATCCCGTGGACACGCCCCACCATTCGCGTCTTCGGCCGCTCCGTCGTCCAG CCCAGAGATACCTGCTATGTGGCAGATAAAGGGCTAACAGATTTGAGGTACAGCGGCCATCAGCCTCATGCGCACTCTTGGGATGATTTCCCAGTGCTCAAGGATATCTTGAAAGAG GTCCATGAAGCCCTCCCGGGGAGCCACTTTAACAGCCTGCTGCTGAACAGATACAAGGGAGGTTCAGACTACGTGTCGTGGCACGCCGATGACGAACCCCTCTACGGGCCTACCCCAGAGATTGCGTCGGTCACATTCGGGTGCGAGCGTGAGTTCTTGCTGAGGAAGAAGCCTACCAACACGAAATCACAAG CTGCTGGTGAATCTGGGGAAACGGCTCGGAAGCGGCTCAAGGCCAGCGCCCCTCAGCAGCATTCGTTCCTCCTGAAGCATGGCTCGTTGCTCGTGAtgaggggctacacccagcgggactGGCAGCACGCGGTGCCCAAGCGTGCAAGAGCGGCCTCGACGAGGATCAACCTGACTTTCCGGCGTGTGTTGCCATGA